One window of Acidobacteriaceae bacterium genomic DNA carries:
- a CDS encoding DUF4097 family beta strand repeat-containing protein has protein sequence MHRLVLATSALLLLTPILHAQTLTTGACNGDQGQTKNYGLFGLAQQHACELRKTMLPPRSELKISNGNGGIEVIGQDRNDIAFEARIMAAAGSKEDAESLLHEVKIDLGDTIHADGPSTMLTRRSWYVNYRLLVPRHIAAQLHTVNGGIELSGLDGNATVQTTNGGITLHDLAGEVHARTTNGGIEAALSGDRWNGAGLYADTTNGGINVSVPAQYSAHLVAGTTHGGVSVDLPLSGGEISRRHIDTNLGSGGATVHFVTTNGGVGINHNGPRHQSE, from the coding sequence ATGCACCGACTTGTCCTCGCAACCTCCGCTCTCCTGCTGCTCACGCCCATCCTTCACGCCCAGACGCTCACAACCGGCGCCTGCAACGGCGATCAGGGCCAGACGAAGAACTACGGCCTTTTCGGATTGGCTCAGCAGCATGCCTGCGAGCTTCGCAAGACGATGCTGCCTCCCCGTTCCGAGCTAAAAATCTCCAACGGCAACGGTGGCATCGAGGTCATCGGTCAGGACCGTAACGACATCGCGTTCGAGGCTCGTATCATGGCCGCCGCCGGCAGCAAGGAAGACGCAGAATCCCTGTTGCACGAGGTGAAGATTGACCTCGGCGATACGATCCACGCCGACGGCCCCAGCACCATGCTCACCAGGCGCAGCTGGTATGTGAACTACCGTCTCCTCGTGCCACGCCATATCGCCGCACAGCTCCACACCGTCAATGGAGGCATCGAGCTCAGCGGCCTTGACGGGAACGCCACGGTCCAAACCACGAACGGCGGCATCACTCTGCACGATCTTGCCGGCGAGGTGCACGCCCGGACCACCAACGGCGGCATCGAGGCAGCACTAAGCGGAGACCGCTGGAACGGCGCAGGACTCTACGCCGACACTACCAACGGGGGCATCAACGTCAGCGTGCCTGCGCAATACTCTGCCCACCTGGTCGCCGGGACCACCCATGGAGGCGTGTCGGTCGACCTTCCGCTCAGTGGCGGAGAGATCAGCCGGAGACACATCGACACCAATCTTGGCAGTGGCGGCGCGACCGTGCACTTCGTGACGACCAACGGCGGCGTAGGCATCAATCACAACGGCCCTCGACACCAGAGCGAGTGA
- a CDS encoding family 43 glycosylhydrolase has translation MTKFNRSALAAFCICILSGVAGIAAARRQQFRTITISNVQPRRDSSGAIVDAHDGGLLFANGRYYLYGTAYDTTAGYSINNRFRVYSSADLQQWTFEGELLKSPPDGVYYNPSMAYNARTHKYVLLYNWYPKLWDGQVGVATSDTPVGPFTIANTRVKLTEADQHPGAGTIFVDEDGTGYYIYTAISQGHAVRVERLTADFLASTGEVSDVLARNCEATSMFKRNGLYYVLFDTACCFCARGSGARVYVASSPLGPYTLRSNINRDPGQKPIVAAQQASIAHIPTPDGEALIWIADRWGSRPDGIKGHDFQFWSAPLRFDSEGNIAPIANVAQWSLTVRVGGGHDSHSTTPYVWPKKKDPHPLTIDPCTGAPLAPDPTEREGKL, from the coding sequence ATGACGAAATTCAATCGATCGGCCTTGGCCGCCTTCTGCATCTGCATTCTCTCGGGCGTGGCCGGGATCGCCGCAGCCAGGCGGCAGCAATTCCGCACTATTACGATCAGCAATGTTCAACCGCGGCGGGACAGCTCGGGCGCGATCGTCGATGCGCACGATGGCGGCCTGCTCTTTGCAAACGGCCGATACTACCTCTACGGCACTGCCTACGACACGACGGCCGGCTACAGCATCAATAATCGTTTCCGCGTCTATAGCTCGGCCGATCTGCAGCAGTGGACCTTCGAGGGCGAGCTGCTGAAGTCACCTCCCGATGGCGTTTACTACAACCCTTCGATGGCCTATAACGCCAGGACCCACAAGTACGTTCTTCTGTACAACTGGTATCCCAAGCTATGGGATGGGCAGGTAGGCGTGGCGACCAGCGATACGCCGGTAGGCCCCTTCACGATCGCGAACACTCGCGTGAAATTGACTGAGGCGGATCAGCACCCAGGGGCTGGCACCATCTTTGTAGACGAAGATGGCACCGGTTACTACATCTATACCGCCATCTCGCAGGGTCACGCTGTCCGTGTCGAGCGTTTGACGGCCGATTTTCTGGCATCGACCGGGGAGGTCAGCGATGTCCTTGCCCGCAACTGCGAGGCAACATCGATGTTCAAGCGCAACGGGCTCTATTACGTGCTGTTCGATACGGCCTGCTGCTTCTGCGCCCGAGGCAGCGGCGCGCGGGTCTACGTCGCGTCCTCTCCCCTGGGACCATATACGCTGCGGTCCAACATCAACCGCGATCCCGGCCAGAAGCCGATCGTGGCGGCCCAGCAAGCCTCGATCGCCCATATTCCAACGCCCGATGGTGAAGCGCTGATATGGATTGCGGATCGCTGGGGTTCGAGGCCGGACGGCATCAAGGGCCACGATTTCCAATTCTGGAGCGCTCCGCTGCGCTTCGACAGCGAAGGCAACATCGCACCGATCGCGAACGTTGCGCAATGGAGTCTCACCGTGCGCGTCGGGGGCGGCCACGATTCCCATAGCACCACGCCATACGTGTGGCCAAAGAAGAAGGATCCGCATCCGCTCACTATCGACCCCTGCACCGGCGCTCCTCTCGCGCCAGACCCTACCGAGCGCGAGGGGAAACTATGA
- a CDS encoding glycoside hydrolase family 16 protein: MTRMHSRLLTLAFTLFAVTSAHAQTWHLVWSDEFNGSANSLPSSADWNFVRGWGPKGNHEIQFYCRPEDNDGPCDSKTHPNLYEDGNGHLVLTAIHTGQLWSSARLNTQDKRSILYGRVEARLRMEPGAGFWPAFWLLGEDHEKTGWPGCGEQDIIEWVQKYGPSTTSATVHGPGYSGGKGISRTFTFPTVNGVPGRIDDGQFHTYGMTWSPNRMEFYRDDPSKPFSVVTPADLPPGTKWVFDHPFYVILNFAIGEAGFPGTTDSTTPATGRMWVDYVRLYQQQ, encoded by the coding sequence ATGACACGAATGCACTCGCGGCTCCTCACTCTGGCCTTCACACTCTTCGCCGTCACATCCGCACACGCTCAAACCTGGCACCTCGTCTGGTCCGACGAGTTCAATGGTTCCGCCAACTCGCTTCCCTCCTCCGCCGATTGGAACTTCGTCCGCGGCTGGGGACCCAAGGGCAATCACGAGATCCAGTTCTACTGCCGCCCCGAAGACAACGACGGCCCCTGCGACAGCAAGACCCATCCCAACCTCTACGAAGACGGCAACGGCCACCTCGTCCTCACCGCCATCCACACCGGCCAACTCTGGAGCTCCGCCCGCCTCAACACCCAGGACAAACGCTCGATCCTCTACGGTCGCGTCGAAGCACGCCTCCGCATGGAACCCGGCGCCGGCTTCTGGCCTGCCTTCTGGCTGCTCGGCGAAGACCACGAGAAGACTGGCTGGCCCGGTTGCGGCGAGCAGGACATCATCGAGTGGGTCCAGAAGTATGGTCCCTCCACCACCTCAGCCACCGTCCACGGTCCCGGCTACTCCGGCGGCAAAGGCATCAGCCGCACCTTCACCTTTCCAACTGTGAATGGCGTTCCCGGACGGATCGACGACGGCCAATTCCACACCTACGGCATGACCTGGTCACCCAACCGCATGGAGTTCTACCGCGACGACCCGTCCAAGCCCTTCTCGGTCGTTACGCCGGCCGATCTCCCACCCGGCACAAAGTGGGTCTTCGACCACCCCTTCTACGTGATCCTCAACTTCGCGATCGGCGAAGCCGGCTTCCCCGGCACAACCGACTCCACCACCCCCGCCACCGGTCGCATGTGGGTTGACTACGTCCGCCTCTACCAGCAGCAGTAA